The following coding sequences are from one Gossypium hirsutum isolate 1008001.06 chromosome A12, Gossypium_hirsutum_v2.1, whole genome shotgun sequence window:
- the LOC107931901 gene encoding protein LAZ1 isoform X2: MKITDYLLGYSPPIWATLIAGVFLVIALTLSVYLIFQHLSSYKHPEEQKFLIGFVSLVDPSISVYCSILRDCYESFAMYCFGRYLVACLGGEERTIEFMERLGHASSKTPLLGLDCEKGTVKHPFPVNYILRPWKLGQWFYQVVKFGIVQYMIIKLLTALLSLILEAFGVYCEGEFKWGCGYPYMAVVLNFSQSWALYCLVQFYTVTNDELAHIKPLAKFLTFKSIVFLTWWQGVAIALFYALGLFRSKIAEGLELKSSVQDFIICIEMGIASVVHLYVFPSKPYELMGDRIPGSVSVLGDYASVDCPLDPDEVRDSERPIKLRLPQPDIEARSGMTIKESVKDVFIGGGGYIVNDVKFTVNQAVEPVEKGITKFNEKLHKISQNIKRHDKDRRKTKDDSCITTTARRVIRGIDDPLLHGSISDSGIGRGKKHRRRSGYTSAESGGESSSDQSYGGYQIRGSRWVTKD; this comes from the exons ATGAAGATTACAGATTATCTATTGGGTTATTCGCCTCCTATTTGGGCGACTTTGATAGCTGGAGTGTTTTTAGTCATAGCACTTACGCTTTCAGTGTATCTTATCTTCCAGCACCTCTCTTCATACAAGCATCCTGAG GAGCAGAAGTTCTTGATCGGG TTTGTATCATTGGTGGATCCATCGATTAGTGTCTATTGTTCGATTCTACGTGATTGCTATGAATCATTTGCCATGTATTGCTTTGGAAGATACCTTGTTGCTTGCTTGG GTGGGGAAGAGCGGACTATTGAATTCATGGAGAGACTAGGACATGCAAGTTCTAAAACTCCACTATTGGGACTCGATTGTGAAAAGGGAACCGTTAAACACCCCTTTCCTGTGAATTATATCCTAAGACCATGGAAACTTGGCCAATGGTTTTACCAAGTTGTCAAGTTTGGCATTGTCCAATAC ATGATAATCAAGTTATTGACTGCTCTTTTGTCACTAattcttgaagcttttggtgtATATTGTGAAGGAGAATTCAAATGGGGATGTGG GTATCCTTATATGGCAGTGGTTCTCAATTTCAGTCAATCATGGGCTTTATACTGTCTAGTTCAATTTTATACTGTCACAAATGATGAACTGGCACACATAAAACCATTGGCCAAGTTTTTGACTTTTAAATCAATTGTGTTTTTGACTTGGTGGCAAGGTGTAGCTATTGCCCTTTTTTATGCTCTTGGTCTGTTCAGAAGCAAAATTGCTGAAGGCTTGGAGTTGAAGTCAAGTGTCCAAGACTTCATCATTTGTATAGAG ATGGGCATTGCTTCTGTAGTTCACCTATATGTTTTCCCTTCCAAACCTTATGAGCTTATGGGAGATCGCATACCTGGAAGTGTATCAGTCCTTGGAGACTATGCATCTGTTGATTGCCCTCTTGATCCTGATGAGGTTAGGGACAGTGAGCGACCCATAAAGCTACGCCTACCTCAGCCTGATATAGAGGCTCGAAGTGGAATGACCATCAAAGAAAGTGTGAAGGATGTGTTTATTGGTGGCGGTGGATAT ATTGTTAATGATGTAAAATTTACTGTAAACCAAGCAGTTGAGCCTGTTGAGAAGGGGATTACTAAGTTCAATGAGAAACTGCATAAGATCTCACAAAACATCAAGAGGCATGATAAAGACAGGAGAAAGACAAAGGATGATAGTTGCATTACAACAACAGCTAGAAGGGTAATTCGCGGCATAGATGATCCCCTCTTACATGGGAGCATTAGTGATAGTGGTATTGGAAGGGGAAAGAAACATCGTAGAAGATCAGGATATACTAGTGCGGAAAGCGGAGGAGAAAGCAGCAGTGATCAGAGCTATGGTGGATATCAGATCAGGGGTAGTAGATGGGTTACAAAGGACTAA
- the LOC107931901 gene encoding protein LAZ1 isoform X1 produces MKITDYLLGYSPPIWATLIAGVFLVIALTLSVYLIFQHLSSYKHPEEQKFLIGVILMVPCYSVESFVSLVDPSISVYCSILRDCYESFAMYCFGRYLVACLGGEERTIEFMERLGHASSKTPLLGLDCEKGTVKHPFPVNYILRPWKLGQWFYQVVKFGIVQYMIIKLLTALLSLILEAFGVYCEGEFKWGCGYPYMAVVLNFSQSWALYCLVQFYTVTNDELAHIKPLAKFLTFKSIVFLTWWQGVAIALFYALGLFRSKIAEGLELKSSVQDFIICIEMGIASVVHLYVFPSKPYELMGDRIPGSVSVLGDYASVDCPLDPDEVRDSERPIKLRLPQPDIEARSGMTIKESVKDVFIGGGGYIVNDVKFTVNQAVEPVEKGITKFNEKLHKISQNIKRHDKDRRKTKDDSCITTTARRVIRGIDDPLLHGSISDSGIGRGKKHRRRSGYTSAESGGESSSDQSYGGYQIRGSRWVTKD; encoded by the exons ATGAAGATTACAGATTATCTATTGGGTTATTCGCCTCCTATTTGGGCGACTTTGATAGCTGGAGTGTTTTTAGTCATAGCACTTACGCTTTCAGTGTATCTTATCTTCCAGCACCTCTCTTCATACAAGCATCCTGAG GAGCAGAAGTTCTTGATCGGGGTTATTCTTATGGTTCCTTGCTATTCTGTAGAATCA TTTGTATCATTGGTGGATCCATCGATTAGTGTCTATTGTTCGATTCTACGTGATTGCTATGAATCATTTGCCATGTATTGCTTTGGAAGATACCTTGTTGCTTGCTTGG GTGGGGAAGAGCGGACTATTGAATTCATGGAGAGACTAGGACATGCAAGTTCTAAAACTCCACTATTGGGACTCGATTGTGAAAAGGGAACCGTTAAACACCCCTTTCCTGTGAATTATATCCTAAGACCATGGAAACTTGGCCAATGGTTTTACCAAGTTGTCAAGTTTGGCATTGTCCAATAC ATGATAATCAAGTTATTGACTGCTCTTTTGTCACTAattcttgaagcttttggtgtATATTGTGAAGGAGAATTCAAATGGGGATGTGG GTATCCTTATATGGCAGTGGTTCTCAATTTCAGTCAATCATGGGCTTTATACTGTCTAGTTCAATTTTATACTGTCACAAATGATGAACTGGCACACATAAAACCATTGGCCAAGTTTTTGACTTTTAAATCAATTGTGTTTTTGACTTGGTGGCAAGGTGTAGCTATTGCCCTTTTTTATGCTCTTGGTCTGTTCAGAAGCAAAATTGCTGAAGGCTTGGAGTTGAAGTCAAGTGTCCAAGACTTCATCATTTGTATAGAG ATGGGCATTGCTTCTGTAGTTCACCTATATGTTTTCCCTTCCAAACCTTATGAGCTTATGGGAGATCGCATACCTGGAAGTGTATCAGTCCTTGGAGACTATGCATCTGTTGATTGCCCTCTTGATCCTGATGAGGTTAGGGACAGTGAGCGACCCATAAAGCTACGCCTACCTCAGCCTGATATAGAGGCTCGAAGTGGAATGACCATCAAAGAAAGTGTGAAGGATGTGTTTATTGGTGGCGGTGGATAT ATTGTTAATGATGTAAAATTTACTGTAAACCAAGCAGTTGAGCCTGTTGAGAAGGGGATTACTAAGTTCAATGAGAAACTGCATAAGATCTCACAAAACATCAAGAGGCATGATAAAGACAGGAGAAAGACAAAGGATGATAGTTGCATTACAACAACAGCTAGAAGGGTAATTCGCGGCATAGATGATCCCCTCTTACATGGGAGCATTAGTGATAGTGGTATTGGAAGGGGAAAGAAACATCGTAGAAGATCAGGATATACTAGTGCGGAAAGCGGAGGAGAAAGCAGCAGTGATCAGAGCTATGGTGGATATCAGATCAGGGGTAGTAGATGGGTTACAAAGGACTAA
- the LOC107931901 gene encoding protein LAZ1 isoform X3, which translates to MKITDYLLGYSPPIWATLIAGVFLVIALTLSVYLIFQHLSSYKHPEEQKFLIGVILMVPCYSVESFVSLVDPSISVYCSILRDCYESFAMYCFGRYLVACLGGEERTIEFMERLGHASSKTPLLGLDCEKGTVKHPFPVNYILRPWKLGQWFYQVVKFGIVQYMIIKLLTALLSLILEAFGVYCEGEFKWGCGYPYMAVVLNFSQSWALYCLVQFYTVTNDELAHIKPLAKFLTFKSIVFLTWWQGVAIALFYALGLFRSKIAEGLELKSSVQDFIICIEHRWALLL; encoded by the exons ATGAAGATTACAGATTATCTATTGGGTTATTCGCCTCCTATTTGGGCGACTTTGATAGCTGGAGTGTTTTTAGTCATAGCACTTACGCTTTCAGTGTATCTTATCTTCCAGCACCTCTCTTCATACAAGCATCCTGAG GAGCAGAAGTTCTTGATCGGGGTTATTCTTATGGTTCCTTGCTATTCTGTAGAATCA TTTGTATCATTGGTGGATCCATCGATTAGTGTCTATTGTTCGATTCTACGTGATTGCTATGAATCATTTGCCATGTATTGCTTTGGAAGATACCTTGTTGCTTGCTTGG GTGGGGAAGAGCGGACTATTGAATTCATGGAGAGACTAGGACATGCAAGTTCTAAAACTCCACTATTGGGACTCGATTGTGAAAAGGGAACCGTTAAACACCCCTTTCCTGTGAATTATATCCTAAGACCATGGAAACTTGGCCAATGGTTTTACCAAGTTGTCAAGTTTGGCATTGTCCAATAC ATGATAATCAAGTTATTGACTGCTCTTTTGTCACTAattcttgaagcttttggtgtATATTGTGAAGGAGAATTCAAATGGGGATGTGG GTATCCTTATATGGCAGTGGTTCTCAATTTCAGTCAATCATGGGCTTTATACTGTCTAGTTCAATTTTATACTGTCACAAATGATGAACTGGCACACATAAAACCATTGGCCAAGTTTTTGACTTTTAAATCAATTGTGTTTTTGACTTGGTGGCAAGGTGTAGCTATTGCCCTTTTTTATGCTCTTGGTCTGTTCAGAAGCAAAATTGCTGAAGGCTTGGAGTTGAAGTCAAGTGTCCAAGACTTCATCATTTGTATAGAG CACAGATGGGCATTGCTTCTGTAG
- the LOC107931889 gene encoding lysM domain-containing GPI-anchored protein 2 isoform X2 yields MGFALLPVLVSVLTIQYAAAQSFNCSSSDPSTCHALVGYITVNNTNLGAIQSLFSVKNLRSLLGANNLPLNTTRSYAIPAQQVIKVPINCLCNNNTGTSSGAPIYTVQPGDGLYHIAAEVFSRLLLFPQIAAANNIRDANLITIGDKLKIPLPCSCDEVDGQKVVHYAHMVKSGSSLGEIAQEFGTNEETLARINGIKADSDLKADQPIDVPLKACNSSISGDSFDFPLLVANGTYLFTANGCVKCMCDAANNWTLHCEPSQNKPSKWDTCPSMKCQGAEGLSIGNSTAAGCNRSTCSYAGFNNSTIMTTLVQDSSSCSTSPPSNDVSRINSNWDCLFILVLLGFHLFQ; encoded by the exons ATGGGTTTTGCTCTCCTTCCAGTTTTGGTCTCAGTTCTCACCATTCAGTACGCCGCAGCTCAAAGCTTCAATTGTAGCTCGAGCGACCCGAGTACATGTCATGCATTGGTCGGCTACATCACTGTTAACAACACCAACCTCGGCGCCATTCAATCCCTTTTTAGCGTCAAGAACCTCAGGAGTCTCCTTGGAGCCAACAACTTACCTCTCAACACCACGCGCAGCTATGCCATACCCGCACAACAGGTCATCAAAGTCCCCATCAATTGTTTGTGCAACAACAACACTGGAACTTCCAGCGGTGCTCCTATCTACACCGTTCAACCAGGTGACGGCCTCTACCACATTGCAGCTGAGGTGTTCTCGCGGTTACTGCTTTTCCCGCAAATTGCAGCAGCCAATAATATTAGGGATGCGAATTTGATAACGATTGGGGACAAGCTCAAAATCCCCTTGCCCTGTAGCTGCGATGAAGTGGACGGCCAGAAAGTGGTGCATTACGCACATATGGTGAAGTCAGGGAGTTCTTTGGGGGAGATCGCTCAAGAGTTTGGAACTAATGAGGAGACTTTGGCTAGGATTAATGGGATCAAAGCCGACAGTGACTTAAAAGCTGACCAACCAATTGATGTTCCTCTCAAAG CCTGCAACTCATCCATAAGCGGTGACTCCTTCGACTTCCCTTTACTTGTTGCTAATGGCACATACCTTTTCACTgcaaatggttgtgtgaaatgcaTGTGTGATGCTGCTAACAACTGGAC ATTACATTGTGAACCATCCCAGAATAAACCATCCAAGTGGGATACGTGCCCATCCATGAAATGCCAAGGTGCCGAAGGTTTGTCTATTGGAAATAGCACCGCTGCAGGTTGCAATCGATCAACATGTTCCTACGCGGGCTTTAACAACTCAACCATCATGACAACCCTTGTTCAAGACTCCTCATCTTGTTCAA CATCCCCTCCAAGCAATGATGTCTCAAGAATCAATTCGAATTGGGACTGTCTTTTCATCTTGGTCTTGCTTGGTTTCCATTTATTCCAGTGA
- the LOC107931889 gene encoding lysM domain-containing GPI-anchored protein 2 isoform X1, with amino-acid sequence MGFALLPVLVSVLTIQYAAAQSFNCSSSDPSTCHALVGYITVNNTNLGAIQSLFSVKNLRSLLGANNLPLNTTRSYAIPAQQVIKVPINCLCNNNTGTSSGAPIYTVQPGDGLYHIAAEVFSRLLLFPQIAAANNIRDANLITIGDKLKIPLPCSCDEVDGQKVVHYAHMVKSGSSLGEIAQEFGTNEETLARINGIKADSDLKADQPIDVPLKACNSSISGDSFDFPLLVANGTYLFTANGCVKCMCDAANNWTLHCEPSQNKPSKWDTCPSMKCQGAEGLSIGNSTAAGCNRSTCSYAGFNNSTIMTTLVQDSSSCSRTASPPSNDVSRINSNWDCLFILVLLGFHLFQ; translated from the exons ATGGGTTTTGCTCTCCTTCCAGTTTTGGTCTCAGTTCTCACCATTCAGTACGCCGCAGCTCAAAGCTTCAATTGTAGCTCGAGCGACCCGAGTACATGTCATGCATTGGTCGGCTACATCACTGTTAACAACACCAACCTCGGCGCCATTCAATCCCTTTTTAGCGTCAAGAACCTCAGGAGTCTCCTTGGAGCCAACAACTTACCTCTCAACACCACGCGCAGCTATGCCATACCCGCACAACAGGTCATCAAAGTCCCCATCAATTGTTTGTGCAACAACAACACTGGAACTTCCAGCGGTGCTCCTATCTACACCGTTCAACCAGGTGACGGCCTCTACCACATTGCAGCTGAGGTGTTCTCGCGGTTACTGCTTTTCCCGCAAATTGCAGCAGCCAATAATATTAGGGATGCGAATTTGATAACGATTGGGGACAAGCTCAAAATCCCCTTGCCCTGTAGCTGCGATGAAGTGGACGGCCAGAAAGTGGTGCATTACGCACATATGGTGAAGTCAGGGAGTTCTTTGGGGGAGATCGCTCAAGAGTTTGGAACTAATGAGGAGACTTTGGCTAGGATTAATGGGATCAAAGCCGACAGTGACTTAAAAGCTGACCAACCAATTGATGTTCCTCTCAAAG CCTGCAACTCATCCATAAGCGGTGACTCCTTCGACTTCCCTTTACTTGTTGCTAATGGCACATACCTTTTCACTgcaaatggttgtgtgaaatgcaTGTGTGATGCTGCTAACAACTGGAC ATTACATTGTGAACCATCCCAGAATAAACCATCCAAGTGGGATACGTGCCCATCCATGAAATGCCAAGGTGCCGAAGGTTTGTCTATTGGAAATAGCACCGCTGCAGGTTGCAATCGATCAACATGTTCCTACGCGGGCTTTAACAACTCAACCATCATGACAACCCTTGTTCAAGACTCCTCATCTTGTTCAA GAACAGCATCCCCTCCAAGCAATGATGTCTCAAGAATCAATTCGAATTGGGACTGTCTTTTCATCTTGGTCTTGCTTGGTTTCCATTTATTCCAGTGA